From Carassius auratus strain Wakin chromosome 10, ASM336829v1, whole genome shotgun sequence, a single genomic window includes:
- the myo18aa gene encoding unconventional myosin-XVIIIa isoform X2 yields the protein MFHLIKKDKDKEKDGTKKEKKEKKEKKERMSQAELKSLEEMSARRGFFHIHRSSSKREAKGKLEISSPIPIKVVRNTELSLTDGDLSKLYTQGTITPAGSSDDIKMVQDIRQSSIKEQMVKYDSMTKQNSPVEQILKRFSFSMKSKDESPSGSTAPSGQNSTTPSPQVEVKVFNPPPLYIPYHPTSPAKSIQVPEIVDRTFPADLSLPAVAPPQIPAPRELEIQRRNTGDFGFSLRRTTMVDQRPDGSLYRKVVHFAEPGARNKDLTLGLVPGDRLVEINGRNVESKSRDEIVEMIRQSGDTVRLKVQPIVELSELSRCWLRNTRGPYHDVYEAKAAEDPVAILQAAHEAASLTKVKTEKQLAAEKAWYNTEKVWLVHKDGFSLATQLKTEMGSLPEGKVKIRLEHDGTVLEVDEDDVEKANPLSYDRVEDLSSLLYLNESSILHSLRQRYGGNLIHTYAGPNLLVVNPLNTPALYSEKVMQMFKGCRREETAPHIFAIAQSAYHQLLTTRQDQTIVLLGKSGSGKTTNCQHLLQYLVTIAAGSGKVYSAEKWQAVYTVLEAFGNCTTAMNVNASRFSHIVSLDFDQAGQVASASVQTMLLEKFRVTRRPEADTSFNVFYYLMAGADAALKTELHFNHFAGNSAFGLLPHSKPEDKQRAAQQFTKLQAAMKVLGISAEEQKTVWLILGAIYHLGAAGATKETDAAGRKQFARHEWAQKAAYLLGCTLEELSSGIFKTQGKGTLPRSSSVRQSTDDTDSSVSKATAAECLEFMASGLYSELFTLIISLINRALKSSQHSLCSLLIVDTPGFQNPRQVKNQRGATFEELCHNYAQERLQTLFQERTFVRELERYKEENIEITLDDLEPSPSRSVAVVDQSSSQTLVRTLSRTDEARGLFWLMEEEVVQPGGSEDTLLQRLFSYYGPAEGESTGHTVVLKSENTHHFLLGHSHGTDWVEYDTHGWLNLARLNPTPQNAANLLQNSQKKSISGMFVGRSSSVAVLSGSIAGLEGVSQLAMRRATGMRKTFTTGMAAVKKKSLCLQIKLQVDALLDTVRRSRVHFVHCLLPRAEVMRATGSPEESCDPGLMQIDVALLRAQIRGFKLLDSLRIYRQGYPDHMVFSEFRRRFDVLAPHLTKKLGRNYIVKDEKRAVEELLESLELEKSSYHMGLSRVFFRAGTVAKLEGQRDEHTRQNITLFQAACRGFLSRQAFKKRKIQDLAIRCVQKNIKKNRGVKDWPWWKLFTTVRPLVEVQLTEEQIRGKDEEIMHLKLKLEKVEKERNELRLTSDRLESRITELTAELSDERNTAESTSQVLETETSERLRLEKDMKDMQVKFDDVKKQMESMEMEIMETRLLQASEFNGEMDNDGDDSGGEWRLKYERAIRDTEFTKKKLQQEMDDKVETEQQNKRHLERKLTDLQADHEESQRSVQQLKKKCQRLAAELQDTKLHLENQEGRNHELERKQRKFDVEKNQFHEELQKERNQREKLGRERDMLTGELFTIRQQLQEKDTELCTVSLKVEQLESELQDLSSQESKEEASLAKVKKQLRDLEAKVKDQEEELDEQAGTIQMLEQAKLRLEMEMERLKQTHSKELDSKDEDVEDIRLSCSKKLKQMEVQLEEEYEDKQRVLREKRDLESKLMMAQEQVGQRDVETEKRLRKDLKRTKVLLADAQMMLDHLKSNVPSKREIVALKNKLEESEFACAAAVKARKSMELEIEDLHIQMDDITKAKMALEEQISRLQREKNDLQSRFEEDQEDMNELMKKHKAAVAQSTRDLAQISDLQAQVEEAMKEKQEIQDKLHSLQSQLEFQEQSMVEKSLVSRQEAKIRELETKLEYERTQTKRLESLVTRLKENLEKMTEERDQRIGSENREKDQNKRMQRQIRDIKEEMTELSKKEAEASRKKHELEMDIESLEAANQSLQADLKLAFKRIGDLQAAMEDEMETDDDDDLINSLQDTVTKYQKRKNKTGDESDMDSEVEDRVDGVKSLLSKSKGSAKTLSDEGPQKTTRYTNAANADVKDIKEGKEGKEGKEEVKKDSDESRSVSVMSSLSYRKRSHQKDWNGGAGDDSSLFSALREQPDMPDRLSLRKAKSKSTDRPQTGDDLDDRGSVISQAYSEAASRARKGLDRRWTKSSPEFDKESMVSSLAPSRASTRRGIDQDDDAQSGVSSFSLRRSTSWMDDSRSDYGPTSTSMSRRSRSRSPGSTSVGSRISLARSTRLSEFGVRLNNDGVDDDDDVDSVSVAAYSPRSVGRSLSTPAQLRSSENPLDTSDVKPVSHRNYLDPELEKAINEVLSFKPIKFKRRSLEDSGEEEEGGGDPGEEEDRKSVKSLLQDKDDEGLGLSGSSMRRSTSGSAVDSGRSGSSMSSFSSKSSKKKNKKKSRRSESDSSSNEGHTRRHSRQKEKRRSKSSRKKESGSSKSESDSESSSSSSASTVSYRSSNSVKRNPGQKDSDGGLESPDEERPPSKKEIKKQKKKVDNLVMKYLYKPDSD from the exons ATGTTCCACTTGATCAAGAAAGATAAAGACAAAGAGAAGGATGgaacaaaaaaagagaagaaggagaagaaagagaaaaaagagcgAATGTCTCAAGCCGAGCTGAAGAGCCTAGAGGAAATGAGCGCGAGGAGAGGTTTCTTTCATATTCATCGAAGCAGCTCTAAACGGGAGGCCAAAGGAAAATTGGAGATTTCCAGCCCTATTCCCATCAAGGTGGTCCGAAACACAGAGCTCAGCCTGACAGACGGGGACCTTAGCAAACTCTATACTCAGGGTACCATAACACCTGCGGGCTCCAGTGATGACATTAAGATGGTCCAAGACATCCGCCAGTCATCCATCAAAGAACAGATGGTCAAATACGACTCCATGACGAAGCAGAATTCCCCAGTCGAACAAATCTTGAAGCGGTTTTCTTTCTCAATGAAGAGCAAAGATGAAAGCCCTTCAGGGTCAACTGCACCATCAGGGCAGAACTCCACCACTCCCTCACCTCAGGTAGAGGTCAAGGTGTTCAATCCCCCACCTCTATATATACCTTACCATCCCACCAGCCCTGCAAAGAGCATCCAAGTTCCAGAGATAGTGGACCGAACGTTCCCAGCAGACTTGTCCTTGCCTGCTGTAGCGCCTCCTCAAATTCCTGCACCAAGAGAGTTGGAAATTCAGCGCCGCAACACGGGCGATTTCGGCTTTTCCCTTCGTCGTACCACCATGGTGGATCAGCGGCCCGACGGGTCGCTCTACCGAAAGGTGGTCCACTTTGCCGAGCCTGGCGCTAGGAATAAGGACCTGACTCTGGGGCTGGTGCCAGGCGACCGTCTGGTAGAGATCAACGGGAGGAACGTGGAAAGTAAAAGCAGGGATGAGATCGTGGAGATGATCAGGCAGTCTGGAGACACAGTACGTCTGAAGGTGCAGCCCATCGTGGAGTTGAGCGAGTTGAGCCGCTGTTGGTTGAGGAACACCAGAGGCCCGTACCACGATGTTTACGAG GCCAAGGCAGCTGAAGATCCCGTGGCTATCCTGCAGGCTGCACATGAAGCTGCCAGTCTGACTAAG GTGAAGACGGAGAAGCAGCTTGCTGCAGAGAAGGCCTGGTATAACACTGAGAAAGTCTGGCTTGTCCATAAAGATGGCTTCTCTTTGG CTACACAGCTCAAGACAGAGATGGGTTCTCTCCCAGAGGGGAAAGTGAAGATCAGATTGGAGCACGATGGAACAGTACTGGAAGTGGACGAGGATGATGTGGAGAAG GCGAATCCTCTATCATATGATCGGGTGGAGgatctctcctctcttctgtaCCTCAACGAGTCCAGCATCCTTCACAGCCTTCGTCAGCGCTATGGTGGAAACCTCATTCACACCTACGCTGGGCCAAATCTTCTGGTGGTCAATCCTCTCAACACCCCTGCCTTGTACTCAGAGAAG GTGATGCAGATGTTTAAGGGCTGCCGGAGGGAGGAAACAGCTCCTCACATTTTCGCTATTGCTCAGTCggcatatcatcagctgctaaccACACGTCAGGATCAGACCATCGTGCTTCTGGGCAAGAGTGGCAGCGGAAAGACGACTAACTGCCAGCACCTGCTACAGTACCTGGTCACCATTGCAGCCGGAAGTGGAAAGGTGTACTCAG CTGAGAAATGGCAGGCGGTCTACACGGTTCTGGAGGCGTTCGGGAACTGCACCACAGCTATGAATGTGAATGCCAGTCGCTTCTCACACATCGTCTCTCTTGACTTCGACCAGGCAGGACAGGTGGCCTCTGCCTCTGTTCAG ACCATGTTGTTGGAGAAGTTCAGAGTGACCAGACGACCAGAAGCAGATACAAGCTTCAATGTGTTTTACTATCTGATGGCTGGAGCGGATGCAGCTCTAAA GACTGAACTTCATTTTAATCACTTTGCTGGCAACAGCGCATTCGGGCTCCTCCCTCACTCGAAG CCCGAGGACAAGCAGAGAGCCGCTCAGCAGTTCACTAAGCTACAGGCAGCCATGAAGGTCCTGGGCATCTCTGCTGAAGAACAGAAAACCGTGTGGCTGATATTAGGGGCCATATACCACCTCGGTGCCGCTGGGGCCACCAAAG AAACCGATGCAG CGGGCCGAAAGCAGTTTGCCAGGCACGAGTGGGCACAAAAAGCAGCGTATCTCCTGGGCTGCACACTGGAAGAGCTGTCTTCTGGCATCTTTAAAACGCAAGGCAAGGGCACACTTCCACGCTCCTCAAGTGTCCGGCAGAGTACGGATGATACGGATAGCTCAG tgtctaAAGCAACAGCAGCTGAGTGTTTGGAGTTCATGGCGTCTGGTTTATACTCTGAGCTTTTCACACTCATTATCTCTCTCATTAACAG AGCGCTGAAGTCCAGTCAGCATTCTCTCTGTTCTCTGCTGATTGTGGACACACCAGGGTTCCAGAACCCTCGTCAGGTGAAGAACCAGCGCGGCGCCACGTTTGAGGAGCTCTGCCATAATTACGCTCAGGAACGTCTGCAGACCCTGTTCCAGGAGCGAACATTCGTACGGGAACTGGAGCGTTATAAAGAG GAGAACATTGAGATCACATTGGATGACTTGGAGCCCAGCCCTTCTCGCTCGGTAGCTGTGGTTGATCAGTCCTCCAGTCAGACCCTG GTACGTACTCTGTCCCGGACAGATGAGGCCAGAGGTCTGTTCTGGCTGATGGAGGAGGAGGTTGTGCAGCCGGGAGGGTCCGAGGACACACTCCTGCAGCGACTCTTCAGTTACTATGGCCCTGCAGAGGGAGAGAGCACAG gtcACACAGTGGTGCTAAAAAGTGAAAACACACATCACTTCCTGCTGGGCCACAGTCACGGGACAGACTGGGTGGAATATGACACACATGGATGGCTGAACCTAGCCAGGCTAAATCCCACCCCCCAGAATGCAGCCAATCTGCTGCAGAACTCCCAGAA GAAGAGCATCAGCGGGATGTTTGTGGGCCGCTCCAGCAGTGTTGCGGTTCTGAGCGGTTCCATCGCTGGGCTGGAGGGCGTCTCTCAGCTCGCCATGCGTCGGGCCACTGGTATGAGGAAGACCTTCACCACAGGCATGGCAGCCGTCAAAAAGAAGTCCCTCTGTCTTCAGATTAAACTCCAAGTG GATGCACTGTTGGACACTGTGCGCAGATCCAGGGTTCACTTTGTCCACTGTCTATTACCCCGAGCGGAGGTTATGAGGGCAACAGGGTCCCCAGAGGAGAGCTGTGACCCTGGACTCATGCAGATAGATGTGGCTTTGCTCAGGGCCCAAATCCGTGGCTTCAAGTTGCTGGACAGCTTGAGGATTTACAGACAAG GTTACCCTGACCACATGGTCTTCTCTGAGTTCAGAAGACGCTTTGACGTTTTGGCCCCTCATCTGACCAAGAAACTGGGCCGGAACTACATCGTGAAGGACGAGAAACGA GCAGTAGAGGAGCTTTTGGAGTCTTTGGAACTGGAGAAGAGCAGCTATCACATGGGCCTCAGCAGg gTGTTCTTCAGGGCTGGAACGGTGGCTAAACTAGAGGGACAGAGGGATGAACACACCAGACAGAACATCACGCTGTTCCAGGCCGCCTGCAGAGGCTTTTTGTCTCGACAGGCCTTCAAAAAGAGAAAG atcCAGGATTTGGCCATCCGTTGTGTCCAGAAGAACATTAAGAAGAATCGGGGTGTGAAGGACTGGCCCTGGTGGAAGCTCTTCACCACAGTACGACCTCTAGTAGAGGTTCAGCTCACCGAAGAACAGATTCGCGGAAAAGAC GAGGAGATCATGCATCTGAAGTTGAAGCTGGAGAAGGTGGAGAAGGAAAGAAATGAGCTACGGCTGACCTCGGATCGTCTGGAGAGCAGA ATCACAGAGCTGACGGCAGAGCTTTCTGATGAGAGAAACACTGCGGAGTCGACGTCCCAGGTGCTGGAGACAGAAACAAGCGAGAGATTGCGTTTGGAGAAGGACATGAAGGACATGCAG gTGAAGTTTGACGATGTGAAGAAACAGATGGAGTCCATGGAGATGGAGATCATGGAGACCAGACTCCTCCAAGCATCAGAATTCAATGGCGAGATGGACAATGATGGCGATGATTctg GAGGTGAATGGAGACTGAAATATGAACGCGCCATCAGAGACACAGAATTCACAAAGAAAAAACTCCAGCAGGAGATGGATGACAAGGTGgagacagaacaacagaacaaGAGACACTTGGAGAGAAAA TTAACGGACTTGCAGGCTGACCACGAGGAGTCCCAGCGATCAGTCCAGCAGCTGAAGAAGAAATGTCAGCGGCTGGCAGCTGAGCTCCAAGACACCAAACTGCACTTGGAAAATCAAGAGGGACGCAACCATGAGCTGGAGAGAAAGCAGAGGAA GTTTGATGTGGAGAAGAACCAGTTTCACGAGGAACTACAGAAGGAGAGAAACCAGCGGGAGAAACTgggcagagagagagatatgCTAACTGGCGAGTTGTTTACAATCAGACAACAGCTACAG GAGAAGGACACAGAGCTGTGTACAGTCAGTCTGAAGGTAGAGCAGCTGGAATCCGAGCTGCAGGATCTCTCTTCTCAGGAGTCAAAAGAAGAGGCATCACTTGCAAAGGTTAAGAAACAACTGCGGGATCTGGAAGCAAAGGTCAAAGATCAAGAGGAGGAGCTTGATGAACAGGCTGGAACCATTCAGATGCTGGAACAG GCTAAACTCCGTTTGGAAATGGAGATGGAACGATTGAAACAAACGCACTCTAAAGAGCTGGACAGTAAAGATGAGGATGTGGAGGACATCAGACTGTCCTGCAGTAAGAAG cTGAAGCAAATGGAAGTGCAGTTAGAAGAGGAATATGAAGATAAACAGAGAGTTCTGAGAGAAAAGAGAGACCTGGAGTCCAAACTGATGATGGCACAGGAACAG GTTGGTCAGAGGGATGTAGAGACAGAGAAACGTCTCAGGAAGGATCTGAAGCGCACAAAGGTTCTTCTGGCTGATGCACAGATGATGCTGGACCACCTAAAGAGTAATGTGCCCAGCAAAAGAGAGATCGTCGCACTCAAAAATAAG TTGGAGGAGTCAGAGTTTGCCTGTGCAGCCGCAGTTAAAGCACGCAAGTCTATGGAGCTGGAAATTGAAGATCTTCATATACAGATGGACGATATCACCAAAGCAAAGATGGCT CTGGAGGAGCAGATAAGTCGTCTGCAGAGAGAGAAGAACGACCTGCAGTCTCGCTTTGAGGAGGATCAGGAGGACATGAATGAACTCATGAAGAAACACAAAGCTGCTGTGGCTCAG TCTACAAGAGATCTGGCACAAATCAGTGACCTACAGGCCCAGGTGGAGGAGGCcatgaaagaaaaacaagagaTCCAGGACaag cTTCACTCCCTGCAGTCACAGCTTGAATTTCAGGAACAGTCTATGGTGGAGAAATCGCTGGTCAGCCGTCAGGAAGCCAAAATCCGTGAACTGGAGACCAAACTCGAATATGAGCGGACCCAGACCAAACGTCTGGAG TCTCTTGTCACACGGCTGAAGGAAAACCTGGAGAAGATGACTGAGGAACGAGACCAGCGTATTGGCAGTGAAAACCGGGAGAAGGATCAGAACAAGCGAATGCAACGGCAGATCCGAGACATAAAGGAAGAGATGACTGAACTGTCTAAGAAAGAGGCAGAAGCCAGTCGCAAAAAACACGAGCTG GAAATGGATATTGAAAGTCTGgaagcagccaatcagagcttaCAAGCAGATTTGAAGTTGGCCTTTAAGCGGATTGGGGACCTGCAGGCTGCTATGGAGGATGAAATGGAGacggatgatgatgatgacctcATCAACAG TTTACAGGACACGGTGACAAAGTAtcagaaaagaaagaacaaaac TGGCGATGAATCGGATATGGACTCTGAGGTGGAGGACCGCGTAGATGGGGTGAAGTCATTGCTCTCCAAGAGTAAAGGATCTGCCAAGACACTCTCGGATGAGGGTCCCCAGAAGACCACCAG ATACACCAATGCTGCTAATGCAGATGTGAAAGATATAAAAGAAGGGAAAGAGGGAAAAGAGGGGAAGGAGGAAGTAAAAAAAGATTCAGACGAGAGCCGTTCAGTGTCTGTGATGAGCTCGCTCAGCTACAGGAAACGTTCCCACCAGAAGGACTGGAACGGAGGAGCAGGGGATGACAGCTCCCTCTTCAGTGCCCTTCGGGAGCAGCCGGACATGCCTGATAGATTGTCGTTGCGCAAAGCTAAAAGCAAATCTACAGACAGGCCTCAGACTGGTGATGACCTGGATGACCGGGGTTCAGTGATATCCCAGGCTTACTCTGAGGCTGCCAGTAGGGCCAGGAAAGGTCTAGATCGTCGCTGGACCAAAAGCAGTCCAGAATTTGACAAAGAGTCTATGGTGTCCTCACTTGCCCCGAGCCGTGCTTCCACACGGCGTGGGATAGACCAAGATGATGATGCTCAGTCCGGTGTGAGCAGCTTCAGCTTGCGACGTAGTACTTCTTGGATGGATGACAGTCGCAGTGATTACGGGCCAACAAGTACCAGTATGAGTCGACGATCTAGAAGCCGAAGTCCTGGAAGCACCAGCGTCGGCTCACGAATTTCCCTGGCCCGCAGCACCCGACTTAGCGAGTTTGGAGTTCGTTTGAATAATGatggtgttgatgatgatgacgatgttGACTCTGTGAGTGTGGCCGCATACAGTCCACGCTCAGTGGGCCGTAGTCTCTCTACTCCCGCCCAGCTACGCTCTTCTGAGAACCCACTGGACACCTCTGACGTTAAACCTGTGAGCCACCGCAACTACCTTGACCCAGAGCTCGAGAAAGCCATCAATGAAGTCCTGAGCTTCAAGCCAATTAAATTCAAACGCCGCAGCTTAGAAGACTCAGGTGAAGAAGAGGAGGGAGGTGGTGATCCAGGAGAGGAAGAAGATAGGAAGAGCGTCAAGAGTTTGTTGCAAGACAAGGACGATGAAGGTCTGGGCCTTAGCGGGTCCAGTATGAGACGCTCCACTTCAGGTTCTGCTGTAGATTCTGGACGTTCTGGAAGCTCAATGAGTTCCTTCAGCTCCAAGAGCAGCaaaaagaagaacaagaagaagagCAGGCGCTCTGAGTCTGACAGCTCCTCCAACGAGGGTCATACTCGGCGGCATTCCAGACAAAAAGAAAAGAGACGATCCAAAAGCTCAAGAAAGAAAGAATCTGGATCGTCCAAGTCTGAATCTGACTCTGAATCATCATCTTCAAGCTCTGCATCAACAGTTTCATACCGTAGCTCAAACAGCGTGAAGAGAAACCCAGGACAGAAAGACTCCGATGGGGGTCTGGAAAGTCCTGATGAAGAACGACCTCCaagcaaaaaagaaataaagaaacagaagaagaaaGTGGATAATCTGGTTATGAAGTATCTCTATAAGCCTGACAGTGATTAA